A stretch of the Lolium perenne isolate Kyuss_39 chromosome 3, Kyuss_2.0, whole genome shotgun sequence genome encodes the following:
- the LOC127344117 gene encoding uncharacterized protein — protein MCNSNVKSAGVAQIAGRPVLQPAGNRVAATEVARPLKKSLQKSLSMPASYDNAAAAPAAAAPKNTGAGDFARAAAAAPYLLPPTPAKAAGARAVPSVGAEKSRKAPKKAGAVLPVVTFAALEAFEVAGPAGSIAAAQREHVTQAQAQRKSRIAHYGRTASFSRVEGRVGATATATATAAAPGAAPVVATLEEKRCSFITAYSDPVYVAYHDEEWGLPVHDDELLFEMLTLSGVQVGADWASILRRRHIYREAFSGFDVEAVAKYTEKQMASVSAGFGLDLGTIRGAVNNAWRILEVRRDFGSFGKYVWGFVNHKPLSPGYKYSRKIPVKTSKSESISKDMVRRGFRFVGPTVLHSFMQAVGLTNDHLVSCPRHRVCSTSSSSSSDAA, from the exons ATGTGCAACTCCAACGTCAAGTCCGCCGGCGTGGCCCAGATCGCCGGCCGCCCGGTCCTGCAGCCGGCCGGCAACCGCGTCGCTGCAACGGAGGTCGCCCGGCCGCTCAAGAAGTCGCTGCAGAAGTCGCTCTCCATGCCGGCTTCGTATGACAATGCTGCCGCTGCTCCTGCCGCTGCAGCGCCGAAGAACACCGGCGCCGGCGACTTCGCCCGCGCGGCAGCGGCTGCGCCGTACCTACTGCCGCCGACGCCGGCAAAGGCGGCGGGCGCCAGAGCTGTGCCGTCCGTGGGCGCGGAGAAGAGCAGGAAAGCGCCCAAGAAGGCCGGCGCCGTGCTGCCGGTGGTGACGTTCGCGGCGCTGGAGGCGTTCGAGGTGGCCGGCCCCGCCGGGAGCATCGCGGCGGCGCAGCGGGAGCACGTGACGCAGGCGCAGGCGCAGCGCAAGTCGCGCATCGCGCACTACGGGCGCACCGCATCCTTCTCTCGGGTGGAGGGCCGGGTCGGCGCCACGGCCACGGCCACCGCAACCGCCGCCGCACCCGGGGCGGCGCCCGTCGTCGCCACGCTGGAGGAGAAGCGGTGCAGCTTCATCACGGCCTACTCGGACCCCGTGTACGTGGCGTACCACGACGAGGAGTGGGGGCTGCCGGTGCACGACGACGA GCTGCTGTTCGAGATGCTGACGCTGTCCGGCGTGCAAGTCGGGGCAGACTGGGCGTCCATCCTCAGGAGGAGACACATCTACAG GGAGGCATTCTCCGGCTTCGACGTGGAGGCGGTCGCCAAATACACGGAGAAGCAGATGGCGTCGGTTAGCGCAGGGTTCGGGCTCGATCTGGGCACCATCAGAGGAGCCGTCAACAACGCCTGGCGGATTCTCGAG GTTCGGCGAGACTTCGGTTCGTTCGGCAAGTACGTGTGGGGGTTCGTGAACCACAAGCCCCTGTCGCCGGGGTACAAATACAGCCGGAAGAtcccggtgaagacgtccaagtcGGAGTCCATCAGCAAAGATATGGTCCGCCGCGGCTTCCGGTTCGTCGGCCCGACGGTGCTCCACTCCTTCATGCAGGCCGTCGGCCTCACCAACGACCACCTCGTCTCCTGCCCGCGCCACCGCGTCTGCTCCaccagctcctcctcctcctccgacgcaGCTTGA